Proteins found in one Muntiacus reevesi chromosome 2, mMunRee1.1, whole genome shotgun sequence genomic segment:
- the GCSH gene encoding glycine cleavage system H protein, mitochondrial codes for MALQAVRSVRAAVGSLRAISAPSAPCSPRPWGLRAGAVRALRTGPALLSVRKFTEKHEWVTTENGVGTVGISNFAQEALGDVVYCSLPEVGTKLNKQEEFGALESVKAASELYSPLSGEVTEINTALAENPGLVNKSCYEDGWLIKMTFSNPSELDELMSEEAYEKYIKSIEE; via the exons ATGGCGCTGCAAGCGGTGCGGAGCGTGCGGGCCGCGGTCGGCAGTCTGCGCGCCATCTCGGCACCCAGCGCGCCCTGCTCGCCGCGGCCATGGGGACTGCGGGCGGGTGCCGTCCGGGCACTGCGCACCGGCCCTGCTCTGCTGTCGG TGCggaaattcacagaaaaacaCGAATGGGTAACAACAGAAAACGGTGTTGGAACAGTGGGAATCAGCAATTTTGCACAG gaagctttGGGAGATGTTGTTTACTGTAGTCTGCCTGAAGTTGGGACAAAGTTGAACAAACAAG AGGAGTTTGGTGCTTTGGAAAGTGTGAAAGCTGCTAGTGAACTCTATTCCCCTCTATCAGGAGAAGTAACTGAAATTAATACAGCTCTAGCAGAAAATCCAGGACTTGTCAACAAGTCTTGTTATGAAGATG GTTGGCTGATCAAGATGACATTCAGTAACCCTTCAGAACTAGATGAACTAATGAGTgaagaagcatatgaaaaatacataaaatctatTGAGGAATGA